Below is a window of Flavobacterium sp. CFS9 DNA.
CAAAACAAAAGCCGGACGATCTTCTAAAGCATCCATAATTTGCTTTAATCGTTTAATTTCGGCAAAGAAGTACGATTCACTATCGGCTAACGAATCGGACAATCGCATTGAAACTAAAACAGGAAGTGGATGTATATTAGCTTTTGAAGCACAAACAACTGAACCAATTCCACCTAAAACCATATTAATTCCTAAACTTCTCAAAAAAGTACTTTTACCCGACATATTTGAACCCGTTAGAATCATGAAAGATTCAGGATAAAAGTGAGTATCATTCCCTACTCTTGTTGTTGGATTCAACAAAGGATGACTCAAATTTGAAAATCCAATTTGATACTCGGAATTAATTTCAGGAAACACAAAATCAGGATTATTATAGGATAGGTTGGCTAAACTGTTCAGAGCTTCAAATTCACCAACTATATTAATCCATTGCTCCAGCTTTTCAGAATAGTTATCTTTCCACTTTAAAAGCGCTTGTAAAACATGCAGATTGAATAAAAACATACCATTAAAAACCGTAGCCGTCACAAAATTATTGATCGTATCCATTCTCGAAAACAACTCTGAAAGATCTTTTAAATGTTTGCTCGCCGTTGCATTCTTAAAAATAAGCTCCTGCTGTAACGCAATCAATCTTTTTGACTGAAAAGTTTCCGTTTCAATTTTCTGAACCAGTAAACTATATTGCTTAATCATTTTATCCACATTATCAGCCTTTGCTATCTCTGACTGAATTCGTTTAAAAGAACTACCTAAAACAATCATATTCGCAATAAAAATATACGACAGATAAGATAATAAAATTATTTTTGAAGTAATGAAATAAGCTGTTAGAAAGCCAAAAAATAAGACTGGAAGAATAACTGATAATGCAATTAAAACTTTAGGTAATTTATTATTTTTAAATGATTTCCAATAAATTAAAGCATCATAAGTATTCTTTGTGTCATAACTAATCATTGCCAGGGCCAAAAAATCCTGACGCCAATCCATTTTAGTTTTCAATTCGTTGATTGCTTCCTGATTTTCGAGAATAGTTTCATTGGAATACAAATTAAGTAATCGATTTGCCAGTGTTTTTTTTCCGATATAAGTGGCGGTTCTGTTAAGATTTTGAAACAAAGAATGTTCTCCAAAAATATCGAGATCGTACGCATACGGATGATTGAAGTCATTGAATTCTATTCCGTTCTCAAAAGGAAGTTTTTCTCTTTTCAGATAAGCAATTTCGTTCTGATTTAGTTTTAGAACTGCCTTAGTATGTTCTCTCTTAAAAGATAAATGCGAATGAACACGCATTAAAAAAAGAAAACCAACAAAAGACAGAAAAGCAAAAGCTACGTAAAGTATTTCATTCGTTTTTATGTAGTAAAACAATAAAAACAAACACAGAAATACGCTTAAAAGGCGCAGCATACTGATGCTATTGTGTTTTTTGTTGATTTTATTAAAGAGTACTGTATAGTATTCAACTTTATTGTGATAGGCTTCCATTCTTATAAATTAATGAAACACAAATATAGCTTTTACACTTACATTCTAATACTAATTAGTCTCTGAATTTAGGTTTCATGCATAACCAAAACCGGTATCGAAACTTCCTTGGTTATTTTTTTACTGAAACTGGATTCGAAAATACTTTCAAAAAAAGTTTTTTTATGTGTAATAACCGTCAGAACGTCCACATCTTTATAGAGGACAAAATCAAGTATCGTCTCTTTTACTTCATCGCTTGGCAGTACCAGGAACTCTACATTTTCATGAGCAAATTCTTTATCCCATTCTTTAATTGTGGCATCAGAAACATCTGTATTTGATGCTCTAACGTATAAACTTTTTACTTTAGCATTTGTTTTTTTTGCTATTTCCAAAACTTTTCGAAGCTCAGCCTTGTCTTTCTCACGGTAGCGGGTTGTAAAACCAATTGTTTTTATTTTTTTGAATTTTGCATCTGCAGGGATACACAAAACGGGTACTTTAACTTCTGAAATTACAGAACTTGTATTTGACCCCAGAAAGAATTTTGTCCAGTCTGAAACACCTGAAGTTCCCATTATCACAAAATCGATATGATCCTCTTCTACTGCATTTTTCAGATTAAAAATCAAATCACCATCCATTAGACGATGTTTAATCACAATATGATCTAATTTTCGTTCTGCAGCAATAGTTCTAAGCTTCGGAATCTCATCTTTAAACATTTCAAACTTTGCCAGTTCGATTGAGCTGTAAATGGAAGCATAATTTTCAGGGAAAAACTGACTATCGTAAACCGGAATCTCAAAAGTGTGTAACAAAACTAATTCGGCGTTTACAATTTTGGCAAATTCTAAGGCATGGACAAAAGCATTTGTCGCCGCTTCTGAAAAATCTGTGGGAAATAATATCTTTTTCATTTTGCTTGAGATTAAAGGTTTGTTTCTCAAATTTAAACATTCTAATTTCAAATCAAACTGATAATTATCAGTATTTTAACATTTAAAAAATTACTAAAATTGATATTTAAGAGACTACAAGTCTCATTTTCAACTCTACTTTGAATTCGCAACTTTATGGCTTTTTTTATACCTTTGCCACATGATAAATCAAGACTCTATAGTTGCATTGGCTACCCCATCCGGGGCTGGAGCTATTGCGATCATTCGTATTTCAGGTTCCGATGCTATTACCATTGGGAATTCGGTTTTTAAATCCATCAAAAACAAAGACTTAACACTACAGAAAACCCATACTTTGCATCTAGGTCATATTGTGGATGATTCTAAAACACTTGACGAAGTATTAGTTTCCGTTTTTAAAGGACCGAACTCTTATACAGGAGAAAATACGATCGAAATTTCATGTCATGGCTCGACTTATATTCAACAGCAAATTATTCAATTATTGCTCAGAAAAGGATGCCGAATGGCCGATGCAGGAGAATTTACCCTTAGAGCTTTTCTAAATGGAAAACTTGATTTATCGCAGGCAGAAGCGGTTGCTGACTTGATTTCATCAGATAATGAAGCGTCACATCAAATCGCTATGCAGCAAATGCGCGGTGGTTTTAGCAATGAAATTGCCAAACTTCGTGAAGAGTTACTAAACTTTGCTTCTTTAATCGAATTAGAGCTGGATTTTGCTGAAGAGGATGTAGAATTTGCCGACCGAACGCAGTTTCATGATTTACTGAATAGAATTGAATTTGTTCTAAAACGTCTTATTGACTCGTTTGCCGTTGGTAACGTTATTAAAAACGGAATTCCGGTGGCTATCGTAGGCGAACCCAATGTGGGTAAATCTACTTTACTAAATGCCTTATTGAACGAAGAGCGCGCTATTGTTTCTGACATTGCGGGGACAACACGCGACACGATCGAAGATGAACTAGTGATTGGCGGAATTGGTTTCAGATTTATTGATACAGCAGGAATCCGCGAAACTAAAGATGTAGTCGAAAGCATCGGAATCAAAAAAACATTTGAAAAAATTGACCAGGCTCAGCTTGTGGTCTTTTTATTTGATGGTTTCAGGTTTCAGGTTTCAGGTTCTGACTATATTGTAGAAATCGAAAAAGTAAAAAACAAATACCCTCTTAAGCCTATATTAGTTGTCGTCAATAAGGTTGATTTATTGAGTGAAAATGAAATTGAGAACATTAATCAAAAACTTGAAACTTTAAACTTAAAACTTCTAAAAATTTCGGCTAAAGAAAATATTGGAGTGGAAGAATTAAAGAACCAACTGCTTTCTTATGTCAATACCGGAGCACTTCGTAATAATGAAACTATTGTAACCAATACAAGACATTACGATTCTCTACTTAAAGCACTGGATGAAATTCAGAAAGTAAAATTTGGTCTTGAAACGAATCTTTCAAGCGACCTTATTGCACTTGATATTCGCGAAGCTTTATACCAATTTGGCCTTATTACCGGTCAGGTTTCTAATGATGAATTACTAGGGAATATTTTTGCTAATTTCTGTATTGGAAAATAGAGAGACAAAATATCACAAAACAACAACAAACAAATCAGTTAAAATATTGATAATCAATATTTTAACTCGTTTTTATTTCAATTTTACTTTGGATATTATGCGATGTTTTGTTTAAATTTGTACCTCATTTGTACCTCGAAATTCGAGTTACAGATAAATATTTTTTTTTGGCCAAATGATGGCACACAGAGACACACATAGACACAGTGGGACACTTAAAGTCACAAATTCTATGAGTTCAAAAATCGAGATTACCAGAATCTGCGAATGCTGTAAAAATGAGTTCACAGCGCGCACAACAAAAACACTTTACTGCTCTCTAAAATGTAGCTCCAGGGCTTATAAATCAAGGACTAGACAATCTAAAATTGATCAGAGCAACAAGGAGACAGAAAAGGCTAAAAATCCAAATTTGGAGGTCATAAAGACCAAAGATTATATCGATGTTAAAATGGCCAGTAATTTGCTCGGTATAAGCAGAAGGACCATATACAGGCTCATCGAGCGTGGCGAGCTTGATATTGCTAAGTTCGGAACCCGAACCGTTCTGCGAAGATGTGATCTGGATGCCTTTTTCTCTATTCCTTTAGAGGAATCAATGCTTCGGCCTGTTCAGGAATTTCCTGGATTAGAAAATTGCTATACCATAACACAGATTCAGCAAAAATTTGGAATCTCACCAGGAGCACTGTACATGCTTATACAGCGCCGAGGAATAACAAAATATTCAGTAGGGAAATTTAATTACGTTGCTAAACGCGACATTAATATAATATTTAATGCAAGGGAAGATGAAAAAGATTAATGTACAACTAAGAGAGAAGTCAATATCAAATGGAAAGATATCTCTTTATCTGGATTATTATCCGCCAATTCTAAACACAGAAACCGGCCAACTTACAAGAAGGGAATTTCTTAAACTGTATCTATTTGCCAAACCTTCTAATCAATTTCAAAAACGTTCTAACATTGAAAGCCTTCATATAGCAGAGCAAATTAAAATCCGCAAACTGACTGAACTTCGTAAAGATGAGATATACTCAGTCTTCGAACTGGAGCAGTTGGAAATACAAAAAATAGGACAAGGCTCGTTCTTAGAATATTTTAAAAATCTAAGTGAAAAAAAAATAGGCAAAAATTATCAAATATGGACTACTGCCATTGCCCATTTTGAGAATTTTTTAAATGGACATGATATTCTATTTAAAGATGTCACGGTTACTTTAATGGAAGACTATAAAGAATATTTACTGCGGGCAAAAAGCAGAAGAGAAAGCGATAAAACATTAGCGCAAAATACGGCGCTATCCTATCACAATAAACTTAAAACCACATTAAAAAGGGCCTACAGAGAAGGTAAACTCAGGACTGATATTAATGCAGGAATTGATTCCATAAAAGAAAAAGAATCCCAACGAAATTTTTTAACGATGAGCGAAGCTAAAAAATTATTTCAAACACCATGTTCAAGTGATATTGTACGCAATATCGCAATGTTTTCTACTCTGACAGGACTTAGATACTCGGACATTGCGAAATTAAACTGGTCCGAACTCCAATTTATTGAAAATGACGGACATTACATCCGATTTAAACAAAAGAAAACCGAAGGACTTCAAACAATCCCTATTTCTGATGAAGCTTTTTATATTCTAGGCAAAACAGGTGGCGAAAACAAAGATGAGAGAGTCTTTAAAAATCTAAAAAAATGGGAAGTAGACAGAGTTTTGCCTATATGGATAGCAGATGCCGGCATTAACAAACACATTACCTTTCACTGTTTTCGTCATACTTATGCAACTTTACAAGTTTCTTCGGGTACAGATATTTTCACCGTCTCTAAAATGCTAGGGCATAAAAGTGTAAAAACAACGCAGATCTACACAAAAATTATTGATGAGAAAAAGAGAGAAGCTGCAGAAAGAATTACTCTAAAATAGATATAAAAAAAAGCCATCACATACTGTTGTGATGACTTTATAAGCTTTAAAAAATTTTAGTATGATCGCGTCTTAGCTCATTTTGTATCTCTGTTTTAGTTTTTATTCTACCTGCACTAATCCATTCCAACAATTCAGTTCGATAAAAATAAAGCCTTTTACCTTGCTTATTTGCAGGTATTTCATTCCTGCATACTTTTGAGTAAATTGTAGCTACTGATAGTTTTAAAAATTTAGCGGCTGCCTCTATAGTAAGAAGCTCTTCTGATTTATTGAAATGGGAATGGCTTAACTCCTGAAGCAGCTGCTCTATCTTATCAACTTTTAGATATAACTTACCAACTACAACAGGTAAATTTTCGAACGTAAACTCATCCATCGCTAATAGAATTAAAAGTTATTTTTAAGTATCATCTATTCTTCCAAAAAATATATTTTACTAGCCTTTGTCTTCTTAAAAGAAGGCTCATATTTTATGTATCCGTATTTGCTCAATTCCCCAATACACTTATAATAAGTATATGGTGACGAAATTTTTGCTATTGATGTAATCTCATATCTAGATGCTTCAATAGGATTTATAAATCCCTTGCCCGTTCGAAATTGAAGCAGAGCTGCATATATGGCAATATGAGTTGTACCAATCCGGAAATCCTTTTCAATGGCTGAGAAGAAATCTGTCAAAGGTTTTAAAGTCTCCATAATCTTAGTTTATATTCTTTTGCGATTAGATACTTGCTTTTTACTGAATTATTAAGCAGAATTCATTTTTAGGATTCTCATCGTAAAAAAATTAATCTACCTCACGAGTATATCAGTTTTTAACTTCTGCTTCTACCCTATCGCTACTATCAAAGGTGTTCATTACTTAATTCTTAATATTACACTATAGACTAAACGGATCTACTCACTTTTCTCCTTCGCGTATTCTCCTTCTTTTCTGCGCGCTCAGGTTCTGTATCAGAATCCTGTTGTTTAGAATTTTTTGCGATCACCTTTTCATTGGATTCTGACTGTTTCTGATCCTTATCTACTCGATGGTTAATTCTCATCAAATTTGCATCGTAGATATTAATCGTTTTAAAATGAGGATTGGCCTCAATAAACTGCTTCACTTCTGTACCTTGTTTCATAAATGTAACAGATTGAATATTTCCCTTTTTCAAAGAGTTCAAAAGATCTTCTTTGTATTGAGGAGTTCCCAACTCTTTAATAGAGTGCTTGGCCAGAGCCGCTTCAAGATCATAACCGTAATTCTGATGATATTGATTCAACTTAAAATTACCGGTACCGTCTTCGGTTTGTTTAAAATCTAATTTTAACCGTGCCTATCTTCAGAATGTCATGGAGCAGCTGGAGGGACAGATAGCATCTACTAAGATATCTATGGCAAGGCTTTCCAGTGCACAGCTTTACTATGTGCTCTCTGGAAATGACTTCACACTTGACATTAATAATCCTGAAGAGCCCAAGATTGTCTGCATGGGAAACAACCCGCTTAAAATTCAAACCTATGGCGCTGTTCTCTCGCTTTATGTGAGCAGGCTCATTAAGCAGGTAAACCAGAAAGACAGGATTAAAAGCAGTCTCATATTTGATGAATTCCCGACCATCTATCTCAATAATATGGACAGCCTGATCGCCACGGCAAGAAGCAATAAAGTAAGCACCTGTTTGGGGATTCAAGACTTCAGCCAGCTGCGCAAGGATTACGGCCGCGAACAGGCGGATGTAATTGTTAACATAGTTGGAAATATTGTTTCAGGACAGGTCAGCGGAGACACGGCCAAACAGCTCTCCGAACGTTTTGGAAAAATAATGCAGGACCGCGAGAGTATTTCCATAAACAGCTCGGATACCTCAATCAGCAGATCAAAACAGTTGGAAGCTGCATTGCCTGCTTCTAAAATTTCCAGTTTGAGTTCCGGTGAATTTATAGGCATAACAGCCGATAATCCCAACTGTAAAATAGAACTCAAAACATTTCATTCGGAAATAATCAATGATCACGAGCAGCTTAAAATAGAAGAACGCTCCTATCAGGGAATTAGCTCTGTTCGTATTATAAACAACGTAATTATTGAACGCAATTATCTTCAGATAAAAGAAGATATATCCGAAATTGTAAATTCAGAAATGGAGCGCCTTATCCATGACCCTGCTCTGTCTCATTTAGTTATCAAAAAGAAAAAATAATCACTCGCTGCTTTAATTATTTTCTTGAAGCAGATTAAAGAAAAATATTTTTTAACTGCCCGATTCTTTTATAATCTGCAGTGTCTTTTCGTCCAGCTCTCCATTGTAATATTTGTCAAACACCTGCCTGAAACATTCAGACGTATCAGGCAGAAGGCTGAACAGCGTCATGCAGGATTTTAGCTTTCTTTCATCTGGCCTCCCAAGGATTTCCAGTGCCGTTTTGTTCTCGATTTGGAGCATTGCACATGTAATTTCATCAAGCCGTCTGCCCAGAATCGGATGATTGAAATACTTTGAAGCCTCCTTCAGGTTTTCAATGCCGTAAAAGATATTGTAATCCGTGAAGCCCAGCCCTCTTAGCTGCGGGAATATAAACCACATCCAGTGGGTCTGTTTTCTTCCTGCTCTGATTTCCAGCAGTGCATTGTTATAGGATTGCTGCTGCGCTTCCAAAAAACGGTCCAGATCATATTGCTTTTCCATTGAAGGTTTTTTAATTACTTTTTTTTATCTTACTATACTCTATCAGTACAATCTCTATTGCATTTTTTCAGTATTTTTATCTTATAAATTTACCACTAATATTTACAAAGACATTTTCATGAGTTGGAAAAACATTAAGAATGTAAAATTTTATTTGCTCCTGAAACCTACTGTGGTATAATGTCTGTTTTTTTATTTAATCAGTTTGCTCTTTGGGCTCTAATTACATCAAATCCTTTTTTTGCTTTTAGTATTTTAGAAATTAATACACATTAACACATGGATGCCATTTCTCCCGACTTTACCGAAAAAACAAAGAAAATATTAGCAAAAATGGCTAGTGAGCGCTGCTGTTTATGTGAAGAAATTACCAGTATTCCAAATTCTTCTGATTCGAACTATGTGCGGATAGGTGAAGCGGCGCATATATCCGGAGCAAGGAAATCATCGGACCTCAGATTTATTGAAAATCTGACTAATGAAGACAGGAAAAATCATACCAATGGTATCTGGCTTTGCAGTAACTGCCATACTACAATAGATCAGGATGAGATTTTTTTCACCATTGATAAACTGCATAAAATACGGGCAGAACATTATCAAAGAATACGAAACGGCCGCTACAGCAAAAGTTCATTTACAAAAATTGATGAACTTAATGCAGAAATAATAAAGCTCAATCAAAAAATTAAAGATAAAGAAAAATTGCTCCAGCAGAGTGACAAGATTTTTCAAATTGAAATTACCGATCTTCGCATGAAGATCCAGAATTTAATTCAGCAGAAAGAAAAACTTTGGGAAGACTACAATTCTATTCTAATCAACATTGAGCAGGCGGATCAGTTTGACGAAATATACAGGCTAGTCTTCGAAGAAAATAATCTGGAACGTGCTTTAGAGTATTTATCTGACGATAAACTTGAGAAGGAAGAAAAGAAATTAGCGAGGCAGTACATCTTAAAAGCAGATATTTTTAAGCTTCAAAATAAAAAGGAAGCAGCTCAATACTACCGCAAGGCATATGCAGTCCATCAAAGCTTTAATGTTGCCAAATTCTATATCCGTTACCTGGACGATATCCGCAATTTTAATTCTTTAGCAGAATTTATGATAGAAATTCTTGAAACAGGTCTTAATATTGAAGACAGGATAGCACTAAACGGACAGCTTGGAACCATCTACAGCAAAATAAATCCAGACCTAGCCGAAAAATATTATAAGACTGCTATAAATTTAATCGACCAGAAGATTGAACATGACCCTCACTATTATACCTTAAAAGCAGGATTTCTAAATTATTTGGGCGCCTCTTATAAAAACAATAATAATCTGGTTGCAGCTCTTTCGGCATGTGAAGAATCATTAACAATTTTCATCTCTGGAAAAATCCCCCTTGAAGATAAAGAAATAGTATTTTATGAGTTGGCGGCACTGTATAACACAATCGCTCGCATTTATATTTTAAATCAAAATTACGTGGAAGCTGAGCAATATGTACACCTAGCAGTAAAAATTGCAAAAGAAAAAATTAACGATGAAGGGGAATTACTGGCTACCATCTATATAAATTTCTGCAGTCTCTTTAATCTGTCAAATTCGACAGACAATAAGGCATTCGTTGAGATTGTTGATCAAACCATCTCCATTTTCACCGCCCTTTATGAAAAAAATCCCCTTCAGTTTGTTGAAAAACTAGTAGCATCACACTGCAAAAAAGCGGAGTTCAGTTTTGCCCTTAATCATATTGAAGAGTTTCACCATCACCTTGCCGTATCTGAAATTATTTCACAGCAGTTTGTCGAGCTTCACCAGAAGGGATTTGAATTTCTTCTCTCAGAAATATACATTCGTAGAGCTAGTTTTTACATAATTTCAGGGGATTCTAAAATGGCATCCGAACAGGTTGATAAAGCACTGCTTTATTTTGAGAATTCACAGTTCAATGACTCTGATACCATTTCGAAATATGCCTCTTTATCACTTTTGAAATGCAGGCTTACCGATAATAGGGATCAAAAGAAAAATCTCTTAGTTAGAGTAAAACAAAAGATGAAGCCGTTTATAAATAATAACTCAACCTCATTATATATTTATAATGAAATTCAACAGGAACTTAAAAAAATATAATGTGACCTAAACAAGATTTCAAACAGTCCAGATACTCACCCAACCCGCATACAATTTTAAAAAATTGAAAAATTGAAATATCAGATTTTGAAGCAGAAGATAAAACTTTGCATCTGCAGCAAGCTAATATTAAAGCGCCTTTACCAGTGGCAAGTTTATCCAAAGAAGCCTCTCCGGAATGATAGAATGCAAAATAAACCAGCTTTAAAAATACTTTCAGTACCAATTGCTTCAGATTTTGGTGGAAATCCATAAAAACTGATTTAATAAAAAACGGATCGGAGTTAATTTTGTCTTTATTTTTATATAAAGTGTTGAAGTTATTGCAATGATCGTTTGTAATTGATACAGGGCTTCAAAAATAACTATGGAAAAATTTAGAAAAGCCGCTTATCTAGCCTGAGTATTCGAAATAAAAAATGCTATATTTGGATAGATCGTGTCTTCTGGCAATTTTTTTTTGTTACCGTTATCCCGCAATTCGTTAAAAATAAAGAGAAAAAACTCATTGGAGATGATCTTTAAAAAAAAAAATCTATGTCTTTAGTTAACTATGAACAGCCAATTGTTACGATCCTGTCTGCAGAGAATAAACCTATGGCTGCTGCAAATAAATCTTTTCCCTATAATCAGATAGCCGATCCACGCCGTTTTGAACAACTATTGTACTCCATTTACAGTATAAGGATCGCAGAAAACAGCTTTGAACAGTTTGACTCCGTTAGCCTGATGTCAGGAGTTAGCGAGAAAGGACGTGACTGCGCTTTGTTTACATCGGGAAAGAGCACCGGACTTATCCAGTGCAAAAAACATGGCACTAATCTTTCCATCGCCTCATTTGGGGAGGAGATAACAAAATTTGTGCTTTACAGCTTACTGGAACCAAAACTTATTGCCGACCCGGACAATTTTACTTATTACATCGCCGTATCCACAGGCTTTGTGTCGGATTGCAGTGATTTCATTGATAATTTCCATCAAAACATCATACAGGAAAAGCAGGAGCTTCAAAAGTGGATCGCAGGAAACTTAAAAAAGCCGACACTGAAGGATCTAAAACTTCAGCAAGATTCCCTGCTTGGCACTCTGCTTGATATTTTTTCCAGAATAAAGGTTAAGAAAATTGGCCCGTCTGACCTGGATGCACTGCTAACACTACCTTCATGCACCCACCTAATAGATTCTTTCTTTGATGTGCGTACCGTAATAAACCAGCAGGCTTCGCAAAAGATTATAAATTACCTTGACAATACACTTGATGAACCAAAAATAAAAGCAGCGCTGAAAAAAAGTTCTGCAGCTTTATCTTTGGAAAAAAACCATCTGGAGGAGATTGCCGATTCCCATATTGAAAGAAATGAAACACAGTTCCTTATGGATTGGATAACAGAAAAAAGCGACAGGGACAGTAAAGGCAGACCTTTAAATATCTGCCTTCTTGCCGGAAATGCGGGAATGGGCAAAACAGTCATTTTAAAAGATTTATATGATCGGCTTACTGAATTGGAAATTCCTGTTATGGGCCTAAAAGCTGACAGGCTGGTAAGTACCAGTATTGTTGAGTTGCAGCATAAAATCGGTCTTACTGTTCCAGTGCTGGATTTTATTGAACAGTGCAAAGAAAAATACCCGAAAACTGTAATTCTTATCGATCAGATTGATGCACTTTCCCAGGCAATGTCTGCAGACCGCAATTATCTTAGGGTTTTTAAAAGTATAATTGACTCTTACACCTACGATGCCAATGTACGGATAATAATATCGGTCAGACTTTTTGATCTTCATTATGACCCTTCGCTGAGAATCTATAAAAGTTTGAAAACGATCCATACTGAACCTTTTACGGAAGAGCAGGTCGCCGGACTGCTGGAGAAGGCAGGTATTGCACACAACAAACTAGCTCCTAAGCTCTTGCAGCTTTTGAGAACCCCAAACCATATCAATATCTTTACACGACTGCCTTCAGCGGTAAAATCATCAAACTCGATTAGAAACCTGCAGGATCTCTATACAGAACTTTACAAACTAAAGGTACTTACCGTTGATGCAGCAGCACCTGTGCAGCCGGCCGAATTAAAAAAAGTGCTTTTTAAAATCACCTCAAAAATGTTCGACAGCCAAAGCATTAACATAAGTGAACTTCCCTTTGAGGATTATAAAAAAGAACTAAATTATCTTGAAAGCGAGAGGCTGATCAAAATAGAGCAGGCACAGATACAGTTT
It encodes the following:
- a CDS encoding DNA mismatch repair protein — encoded protein: MEAYHNKVEYYTVLFNKINKKHNSISMLRLLSVFLCLFLLFYYIKTNEILYVAFAFLSFVGFLFLMRVHSHLSFKREHTKAVLKLNQNEIAYLKREKLPFENGIEFNDFNHPYAYDLDIFGEHSLFQNLNRTATYIGKKTLANRLLNLYSNETILENQEAINELKTKMDWRQDFLALAMISYDTKNTYDALIYWKSFKNNKLPKVLIALSVILPVLFFGFLTAYFITSKIILLSYLSYIFIANMIVLGSSFKRIQSEIAKADNVDKMIKQYSLLVQKIETETFQSKRLIALQQELIFKNATASKHLKDLSELFSRMDTINNFVTATVFNGMFLFNLHVLQALLKWKDNYSEKLEQWINIVGEFEALNSLANLSYNNPDFVFPEINSEYQIGFSNLSHPLLNPTTRVGNDTHFYPESFMILTGSNMSGKSTFLRSLGINMVLGGIGSVVCASKANIHPLPVLVSMRLSDSLADSESYFFAEIKRLKQIMDALEDRPAFVLLDEILRGTNSDDKRNGTIEVVKKVIAKKAIGAIATHDIEVCLTTNESPEVLTNQCFEVEIKDNELHFDYKLRDGICKNKSATFLMKKMGVI
- a CDS encoding universal stress protein; this encodes MKKILFPTDFSEAATNAFVHALEFAKIVNAELVLLHTFEIPVYDSQFFPENYASIYSSIELAKFEMFKDEIPKLRTIAAERKLDHIVIKHRLMDGDLIFNLKNAVEEDHIDFVIMGTSGVSDWTKFFLGSNTSSVISEVKVPVLCIPADAKFKKIKTIGFTTRYREKDKAELRKVLEIAKKTNAKVKSLYVRASNTDVSDATIKEWDKEFAHENVEFLVLPSDEVKETILDFVLYKDVDVLTVITHKKTFFESIFESSFSKKITKEVSIPVLVMHET
- the mnmE gene encoding tRNA uridine-5-carboxymethylaminomethyl(34) synthesis GTPase MnmE → MINQDSIVALATPSGAGAIAIIRISGSDAITIGNSVFKSIKNKDLTLQKTHTLHLGHIVDDSKTLDEVLVSVFKGPNSYTGENTIEISCHGSTYIQQQIIQLLLRKGCRMADAGEFTLRAFLNGKLDLSQAEAVADLISSDNEASHQIAMQQMRGGFSNEIAKLREELLNFASLIELELDFAEEDVEFADRTQFHDLLNRIEFVLKRLIDSFAVGNVIKNGIPVAIVGEPNVGKSTLLNALLNEERAIVSDIAGTTRDTIEDELVIGGIGFRFIDTAGIRETKDVVESIGIKKTFEKIDQAQLVVFLFDGFRFQVSGSDYIVEIEKVKNKYPLKPILVVVNKVDLLSENEIENINQKLETLNLKLLKISAKENIGVEELKNQLLSYVNTGALRNNETIVTNTRHYDSLLKALDEIQKVKFGLETNLSSDLIALDIREALYQFGLITGQVSNDELLGNIFANFCIGK
- a CDS encoding helix-turn-helix domain-containing protein, which translates into the protein MSSKIEITRICECCKNEFTARTTKTLYCSLKCSSRAYKSRTRQSKIDQSNKETEKAKNPNLEVIKTKDYIDVKMASNLLGISRRTIYRLIERGELDIAKFGTRTVLRRCDLDAFFSIPLEESMLRPVQEFPGLENCYTITQIQQKFGISPGALYMLIQRRGITKYSVGKFNYVAKRDINIIFNAREDEKD
- a CDS encoding tyrosine-type recombinase/integrase, whose translation is MKKINVQLREKSISNGKISLYLDYYPPILNTETGQLTRREFLKLYLFAKPSNQFQKRSNIESLHIAEQIKIRKLTELRKDEIYSVFELEQLEIQKIGQGSFLEYFKNLSEKKIGKNYQIWTTAIAHFENFLNGHDILFKDVTVTLMEDYKEYLLRAKSRRESDKTLAQNTALSYHNKLKTTLKRAYREGKLRTDINAGIDSIKEKESQRNFLTMSEAKKLFQTPCSSDIVRNIAMFSTLTGLRYSDIAKLNWSELQFIENDGHYIRFKQKKTEGLQTIPISDEAFYILGKTGGENKDERVFKNLKKWEVDRVLPIWIADAGINKHITFHCFRHTYATLQVSSGTDIFTVSKMLGHKSVKTTQIYTKIIDEKKREAAERITLK
- a CDS encoding helix-turn-helix domain-containing protein, whose translation is MDEFTFENLPVVVGKLYLKVDKIEQLLQELSHSHFNKSEELLTIEAAAKFLKLSVATIYSKVCRNEIPANKQGKRLYFYRTELLEWISAGRIKTKTEIQNELRRDHTKIF
- a CDS encoding TraM recognition domain-containing protein encodes the protein MEQLEGQIASTKISMARLSSAQLYYVLSGNDFTLDINNPEEPKIVCMGNNPLKIQTYGAVLSLYVSRLIKQVNQKDRIKSSLIFDEFPTIYLNNMDSLIATARSNKVSTCLGIQDFSQLRKDYGREQADVIVNIVGNIVSGQVSGDTAKQLSERFGKIMQDRESISINSSDTSISRSKQLEAALPASKISSLSSGEFIGITADNPNCKIELKTFHSEIINDHEQLKIEERSYQGISSVRIINNVIIERNYLQIKEDISEIVNSEMERLIHDPALSHLVIKKKK
- a CDS encoding DUF1810 domain-containing protein, encoding MEKQYDLDRFLEAQQQSYNNALLEIRAGRKQTHWMWFIFPQLRGLGFTDYNIFYGIENLKEASKYFNHPILGRRLDEITCAMLQIENKTALEILGRPDERKLKSCMTLFSLLPDTSECFRQVFDKYYNGELDEKTLQIIKESGS